The Mycetohabitans endofungorum genome contains a region encoding:
- the dnaE gene encoding DNA polymerase III subunit alpha, with product MSDPRFVHLRVHSEFSIADGIVRLDDAVERAAEDGQGALALTDLANAFGLVRFYKAARAHGVKPIVGADVWVSNPDDRDKPARLLLLVKDRRGYLNLCELLSRAWLTNQYRGRAEVDCQWFETGLAEGLLALSGAQHGDIGIALAAGNVQAAARHAQRWSAIFPNAFYIELQRMRQPGVEAYVQQAVELAAQLRLPVVATHPVQFMTPEDFTAHEARVCISEGDILANPRRAKRFSTDQYFFTQQQMCELFADIPSALANTVEIAKRCNLTLELGKPKLPLFPTPDGMSLDDYLVQLSNSGLEQRLEQLFPDATQRNAQRQTYQERLAFECDTIIKMGFPGYFLIVADFINWAKNNGVPVGPGRGSGAGSLVAFALGITDLDPLRYNLLFERFLNPERVSMPDFDIDFCQDGRDRVIQYVKSKYGADAVSQIATFGTMAAKAAVRDIGRVLDLGYNFTDGVAKLIPFKPGKHVTIADAMKEEPQLQERFDNEDEVRQLLELAQRVEGLTRNVGMHAGGVLIAPGKLTDFCPLYTQGDDGGVVSQYDKDDVEAVGLVKFDFLGLTTLTILDWAERYIRRLDPSKQDWSLAQVPLDDPASFTILKNANTVAVFQLESRGMQGMLKDAQPDRFEDIIALVALYRPGPMDLIPSFCARKHGRETVEYPDPRVEPILKETYGIMVYQEQVMQMAQIIGGYSLGGADLLRRAMGKKKPEEMAKHRELFREGAAKNGLSAEKADEIFDLMEKFAGYGFNKSHAAAYALLAYYTAWLKVHHPAEFMAANMSLAMDDTDKVKILFEDCIANHLAVLPPDINQSAYRFEPVADAPGKRSKMIRYGLGAIKGSGQNAIEEILRARESQPFSDLFDFCERVDRRIVNRRTIEALIRAGAFDSLHENRAQLLASVPLAMEAAEQASANALQGGLFDMPDGSSGHQHELVDEPAWTEKRKLQEEKAALGFYISGHLFDAYKDEVRRFVRQKIGELKEGRDKVIAGVITAMRTQMTQRGKMLVAVLDDGTGQCEVTVFNEIYDANRAIFKEDELLVVQGQARNDSFTGGIRFTVDIVMDLERARRRYADSLLLSINGNADPRRLRDLLEPHRLAATPQSEQMPVVAGTSGRARHAGGPPRGPAGDGGNGRRNGDARGGPEPGGLRVRIRYQGIGAQCDSTLGDAWRVRPSDDLLNLLRAEFSAGAVEIQYPQR from the coding sequence ATGTCTGATCCACGCTTCGTCCATCTGCGCGTTCACTCCGAGTTTTCCATTGCCGACGGCATCGTGCGTCTTGACGACGCGGTCGAGCGGGCAGCGGAAGACGGGCAAGGTGCGCTTGCACTGACCGATCTCGCCAACGCGTTCGGCCTGGTGCGTTTTTACAAGGCGGCTCGTGCGCACGGCGTCAAGCCGATCGTCGGTGCCGACGTCTGGGTCTCGAACCCCGACGATCGCGACAAGCCGGCACGGCTGTTGTTGCTCGTCAAGGACCGGCGTGGCTATCTAAACCTGTGCGAGTTGCTCAGCCGCGCGTGGTTGACGAACCAGTACCGCGGTCGGGCCGAGGTTGACTGCCAGTGGTTCGAAACGGGCCTTGCCGAAGGCCTGCTGGCGTTATCCGGTGCGCAACACGGCGACATCGGTATCGCGCTGGCCGCGGGCAACGTGCAGGCGGCCGCACGCCATGCGCAGCGCTGGTCGGCGATCTTCCCGAATGCGTTCTACATCGAGTTGCAGCGAATGCGGCAACCGGGTGTCGAAGCTTATGTACAGCAGGCGGTGGAGCTTGCTGCGCAGTTGAGGCTGCCCGTAGTGGCGACGCATCCGGTGCAGTTTATGACGCCGGAGGACTTCACCGCGCACGAAGCGCGTGTATGTATCTCCGAAGGCGACATACTTGCCAACCCGAGACGCGCGAAGCGGTTTTCGACGGACCAGTACTTCTTCACGCAGCAGCAGATGTGCGAGCTGTTTGCCGATATCCCGTCGGCGCTGGCCAACACGGTGGAAATCGCCAAGCGCTGCAACCTGACGCTTGAACTGGGCAAGCCCAAGCTGCCGTTGTTCCCGACACCGGACGGGATGTCGCTGGACGATTACCTCGTTCAGTTGTCCAATAGTGGACTCGAGCAGCGCCTCGAGCAGTTGTTTCCGGATGCGACGCAACGTAACGCGCAGCGCCAGACGTATCAAGAACGGCTGGCGTTCGAGTGTGACACCATCATCAAGATGGGTTTTCCGGGTTACTTCCTGATCGTCGCGGACTTCATCAACTGGGCCAAGAACAATGGGGTGCCGGTGGGGCCGGGACGGGGATCGGGCGCCGGTTCGCTGGTGGCGTTCGCGCTCGGGATCACGGATTTGGATCCATTGCGCTACAACCTGCTGTTCGAGCGGTTCCTCAATCCCGAGCGTGTCTCGATGCCGGACTTCGACATCGACTTCTGCCAGGATGGCCGCGATCGCGTGATCCAATATGTGAAGAGCAAGTATGGCGCCGATGCGGTGTCGCAGATCGCCACATTTGGCACGATGGCAGCAAAGGCTGCGGTGCGCGACATCGGCCGCGTGCTGGACTTGGGCTACAACTTCACCGATGGTGTCGCGAAGCTGATTCCGTTTAAGCCCGGCAAGCATGTGACGATTGCCGACGCGATGAAGGAGGAGCCGCAGCTGCAGGAGCGATTCGACAACGAGGACGAGGTGCGCCAGTTGCTCGAACTCGCGCAACGCGTCGAAGGGTTGACGCGCAACGTCGGCATGCACGCCGGGGGTGTGTTGATCGCGCCAGGCAAGCTGACTGATTTTTGTCCGCTGTACACGCAGGGTGACGACGGTGGTGTCGTCAGCCAGTACGATAAGGATGACGTCGAGGCCGTCGGGCTCGTCAAGTTCGACTTTCTCGGATTGACCACGCTCACGATCCTCGATTGGGCCGAGCGCTACATCCGGCGACTGGACCCGTCCAAGCAGGATTGGTCGCTCGCGCAGGTGCCGCTGGACGACCCCGCGTCGTTCACGATCCTGAAGAACGCCAATACGGTGGCGGTGTTCCAGTTGGAAAGCCGCGGCATGCAAGGCATGCTCAAGGATGCGCAGCCCGACCGCTTTGAGGACATCATCGCGCTGGTCGCGCTGTACCGGCCGGGCCCGATGGATCTGATTCCAAGCTTTTGCGCGCGCAAGCATGGGCGAGAAACGGTCGAATATCCGGATCCCCGCGTCGAGCCTATCCTGAAAGAGACCTATGGCATCATGGTCTATCAGGAGCAGGTGATGCAGATGGCGCAGATCATCGGCGGCTATTCACTCGGCGGCGCGGACTTGCTGCGTCGCGCGATGGGCAAGAAAAAGCCTGAGGAGATGGCCAAGCATCGCGAGTTGTTCCGTGAAGGAGCAGCCAAGAATGGCTTGAGCGCGGAAAAGGCTGATGAGATCTTCGACTTAATGGAGAAGTTCGCCGGCTACGGCTTTAATAAGTCGCACGCGGCGGCATATGCGCTGCTCGCGTATTACACCGCGTGGCTCAAGGTGCATCATCCGGCCGAATTCATGGCGGCCAATATGTCGCTTGCGATGGATGACACCGACAAGGTGAAGATCCTTTTCGAGGACTGCATCGCGAACCATCTGGCGGTGCTGCCGCCGGACATTAATCAGTCGGCCTACCGCTTCGAGCCGGTGGCCGATGCGCCGGGCAAGCGCTCGAAGATGATCCGCTACGGCCTGGGTGCGATCAAAGGTAGTGGGCAGAACGCGATCGAGGAGATCTTGCGGGCCCGCGAGTCGCAGCCGTTCAGCGACCTGTTTGACTTCTGCGAGCGCGTCGATCGCCGCATTGTGAATCGCCGCACGATCGAGGCGCTGATCCGGGCCGGCGCATTTGATTCGCTGCACGAGAACCGGGCGCAACTGCTCGCGTCGGTGCCGCTGGCGATGGAGGCGGCCGAGCAGGCGAGCGCCAATGCGCTGCAGGGCGGCCTGTTCGACATGCCCGATGGCTCGAGCGGCCATCAGCATGAGTTGGTCGACGAGCCGGCGTGGACGGAGAAGCGCAAGCTGCAGGAGGAGAAAGCGGCGCTTGGCTTCTATATTTCCGGGCACTTGTTCGACGCATACAAGGATGAAGTGCGACGCTTCGTGCGCCAGAAAATCGGGGAGTTGAAGGAAGGGCGCGACAAGGTGATCGCCGGCGTGATCACGGCGATGCGCACGCAGATGACGCAACGCGGCAAGATGCTGGTCGCAGTGCTCGATGACGGCACTGGCCAGTGCGAGGTCACGGTCTTCAACGAGATCTACGACGCAAATCGCGCGATCTTCAAGGAAGACGAACTGCTGGTCGTGCAGGGACAAGCGCGCAACGACAGCTTTACCGGTGGCATTCGCTTCACCGTCGACATCGTCATGGATCTGGAGCGCGCCCGCCGCCGCTATGCGGACTCGCTGCTGTTGTCGATCAATGGCAATGCGGATCCGAGGCGGTTGCGTGATTTGCTCGAACCGCACCGGCTGGCGGCAACCCCGCAGTCCGAACAGATGCCGGTGGTCGCCGGCACGTCGGGCCGGGCGCGTCATGCCGGTGGCCCGCCGCGCGGCCCGGCGGGCGATGGCGGCAACGGGCGTCGCAACGGCGACGCGCGTGGCGGCCCGGAGCCGGGCGGCTTGCGGGTCAGAATCCGCTACCAGGGCATTGGCGCGCAATGCGACTCGACGCTGGGCGACGCGTGGCGCGTGAGGCCCAGCGATGACCTTCTCAACCTGCTGCGTGCCGAATTCAGCGCGGGCGCTGTCGAGATCCAGTATCCGCAGCGCTGA
- the msbA gene encoding lipid A export permease/ATP-binding protein MsbA gives MTFSTCCVPNSARALSRSSIRSADTTERIDLTTPENSGASSVAKPVAHVDVLARIGRIVRPYWWAVVLAIVSMGLVAAAEAGIPALLKPLIDKGFGTKDPSSSVHWYVPVAIIGLALARGLAQYASGYLLSYVLNRALLDLRLQMFQTMLRAPAAFFQRETASTIINAIVFEVNQVLNVLTNVLVTLVRDSLTVVFLLGYLFYLNWRLTLIVAVILPAIGWLVSKINRRLRRLNREQQMLTNQLSYVVEETVGGYKVVKVHNGEPYEMGRFMHVSRRLRGYAMRVAISGGLAQPLTQFLASIALAVVITIAVIQSANDQTTVGGFVAFVTSMLLVISPLKHLIDVNQPLTRGMTAAELIFGLIDEPVEDAGGERKLDRATGSVEFEQVSFDYGAAQRPTLDDISLKIAPGEMVALAGPSGSGKTTLVNLLPRFFDPTAGRVLIDGVPLPEYRLPDLRKQIAFVSQDVVLFNDTIAANVAYGQPVERERVDAALRAASLTEAVALMPAGIDTLVGDNGMRLSGGQRQRLAIARAIYKDAPILILDEATSALDSESERHVQAALEVLMRGRTTLVIAHRLSTIERADRILVLDGGRIVEEGTHAELLCRDGLYANLHRIQYQQGTA, from the coding sequence ATGACCTTCTCAACCTGCTGCGTGCCGAATTCAGCGCGGGCGCTGTCGAGATCCAGTATCCGCAGCGCTGACACCACCGAAAGGATTGATTTGACTACACCTGAGAACAGCGGGGCCAGTAGCGTGGCCAAGCCCGTCGCGCACGTCGATGTACTGGCCCGCATCGGCCGGATCGTGCGGCCGTACTGGTGGGCTGTCGTGCTCGCGATCGTATCGATGGGGCTGGTGGCGGCGGCCGAGGCGGGCATTCCGGCGTTGCTCAAACCGTTGATCGACAAAGGTTTCGGTACGAAGGACCCGAGTTCGTCGGTTCACTGGTATGTTCCGGTGGCGATCATCGGGCTCGCGCTAGCTCGTGGGCTTGCACAGTACGCGTCCGGCTACCTATTGTCCTACGTGCTGAACCGCGCTTTGTTGGACCTGCGGTTGCAGATGTTCCAGACGATGCTGCGCGCACCGGCCGCTTTTTTCCAACGTGAGACGGCCAGCACGATCATCAATGCGATCGTGTTCGAGGTGAACCAGGTGCTCAACGTGTTGACGAACGTACTAGTCACGCTCGTGCGCGATTCGTTGACGGTGGTGTTCCTGCTCGGCTATCTGTTCTACCTCAATTGGCGGTTGACGCTAATCGTTGCGGTGATCCTGCCGGCGATCGGCTGGCTGGTCAGCAAGATTAACCGGCGTTTGCGCCGGCTCAATCGTGAGCAGCAAATGCTGACCAACCAGCTATCGTACGTCGTCGAGGAGACGGTTGGCGGCTACAAGGTCGTCAAGGTGCACAACGGCGAACCGTACGAAATGGGCCGCTTCATGCATGTGAGCCGGCGCCTGCGTGGCTATGCAATGCGGGTGGCGATTTCCGGCGGCCTGGCTCAGCCGCTGACGCAGTTTCTCGCATCGATCGCTTTGGCTGTGGTGATTACGATTGCCGTGATCCAATCGGCGAACGACCAGACGACGGTCGGTGGATTTGTCGCGTTCGTCACGTCGATGTTGCTCGTGATTTCGCCGTTGAAGCACTTGATCGACGTCAACCAGCCGTTGACACGCGGCATGACGGCCGCCGAGCTGATTTTTGGCCTGATTGACGAGCCGGTGGAGGATGCCGGCGGCGAACGGAAACTTGATCGTGCGACCGGCAGTGTCGAATTCGAACAGGTGAGTTTCGACTATGGGGCAGCGCAGCGGCCGACGCTCGACGACATCTCGTTGAAGATTGCGCCGGGTGAGATGGTGGCGCTGGCCGGGCCATCCGGCAGCGGCAAGACTACGCTGGTGAACCTGTTGCCCCGCTTCTTTGATCCGACCGCCGGGCGCGTGTTGATCGACGGCGTGCCGTTGCCCGAGTATCGATTGCCGGACCTGCGCAAACAGATCGCATTCGTTAGTCAGGATGTCGTGCTGTTCAACGATACGATTGCGGCTAACGTCGCCTATGGGCAGCCTGTAGAGCGCGAGCGCGTCGATGCCGCGCTACGCGCAGCCAGTCTCACGGAGGCGGTTGCGTTGATGCCGGCGGGGATCGATACGCTGGTTGGCGACAATGGCATGCGACTGTCCGGCGGACAGCGGCAACGGCTCGCGATTGCCCGCGCAATCTACAAGGATGCGCCGATTTTGATCCTCGATGAGGCGACGTCGGCACTCGATTCGGAGTCGGAACGCCATGTGCAAGCGGCGCTCGAGGTGTTGATGCGTGGACGGACCACGCTGGTGATCGCGCACCGACTGTCGACGATTGAGCGCGCCGATCGCATCCTCGTGCTCGATGGCGGTCGGATCGTTGAGGAGGGGACGCACGCGGAGCTATTGTGTCGCGACGGTCTGTATGCGAACCTGCATCGGATTCAGTATCAGCAAGGGACGGCGTAG
- a CDS encoding KfrB domain-containing protein produces the protein MTITTAEKQGIPAVIIFAGPNGSRKSTITEAVVGDPEQFSGEYINADDIARSLQDQISDYRERNLRAARIAEQRRLQALLEGRNFAFETVMSTPEKVAFMTQAKALGYRVSLFFVTTESPEINVLRVANRVADGGHAVEPDAIRRRYAATMDLLPAAFEHADQAIVLDNSEAPGNLRIVATKADEDVEFPVEDTILPWVAGKLTDPYMRRLASRKLLSAMLSDSRPVRAAEAVHGKDYTGIVVRVTEHHALQDVSGELLLHDRQLAATTVYVVGQKQTVSYRYEHGKIVPIDVVSPVAQHRAPKQG, from the coding sequence ATGACCATCACGACCGCAGAAAAACAAGGCATTCCAGCAGTCATCATCTTCGCCGGGCCGAACGGCTCGAGGAAATCCACCATTACAGAGGCAGTCGTCGGCGACCCGGAGCAGTTCTCGGGAGAGTACATCAACGCCGACGACATTGCCCGCAGTCTTCAGGATCAGATCTCCGATTATCGCGAGCGTAACCTTAGGGCTGCTCGGATTGCGGAGCAGCGTCGTCTCCAGGCGCTGCTCGAGGGGCGCAACTTTGCCTTCGAAACGGTCATGTCCACACCTGAGAAGGTCGCGTTCATGACGCAGGCGAAGGCGCTTGGCTACCGCGTCTCTCTATTCTTCGTCACGACGGAAAGTCCTGAAATCAACGTGCTCCGCGTTGCTAACCGCGTGGCGGATGGTGGTCATGCCGTCGAGCCGGACGCGATTCGCCGTCGCTACGCTGCGACGATGGATTTGCTGCCAGCCGCATTCGAGCACGCCGACCAAGCGATTGTGCTCGATAACTCGGAAGCGCCCGGTAACTTGCGGATCGTCGCCACGAAGGCAGACGAAGATGTGGAGTTCCCAGTGGAGGATACCATCCTGCCGTGGGTCGCTGGGAAGCTGACCGATCCGTATATGCGGCGGCTCGCTTCGCGCAAACTGCTCTCGGCCATGCTATCTGATAGCCGGCCTGTTCGGGCCGCCGAGGCTGTGCACGGCAAGGATTACACCGGCATAGTGGTACGTGTTACCGAGCATCACGCGCTGCAAGACGTTTCAGGGGAATTGTTGTTACACGACCGACAACTCGCCGCGACGACGGTGTATGTCGTCGGCCAAAAGCAGACCGTGAGCTATCGGTATGAGCACGGCAAGATCGTGCCCATCGACGTGGTTTCGCCAGTAGCTCAGCATCGGGCACCAAAGCAAGGTTAG
- a CDS encoding cysteine-rich CWC family protein produces MGQRCSYCGKAFDCGADNPSRPCWCASLPPLPARALDPEQGCLCSSCLVNKLARMPVDATAPDEADHVNPICPNQDCTGSEAS; encoded by the coding sequence ATGGGACAACGGTGCTCGTACTGCGGCAAAGCATTTGATTGCGGGGCGGACAATCCCAGCCGCCCCTGCTGGTGCGCAAGCTTGCCGCCGTTGCCTGCCCGCGCGCTGGATCCCGAGCAGGGCTGCCTGTGCTCCAGCTGCTTGGTGAACAAGCTCGCACGCATGCCGGTCGACGCCACCGCGCCGGACGAAGCGGACCATGTGAACCCGATCTGCCCCAACCAAGACTGCACCGGCTCAGAGGCTTCCTGA
- a CDS encoding IS3 family transposase (programmed frameshift), translating to MEVLRGPERRRRWSAQQKLTMVQESFEPGKSVSMVARQHGVNPNLLFHWRKLYQDGSLSAVKAGEEVVPASELADALKQVRELQRLLGKKTMENEIVREAVEYGRAKKLDCALALAAGGRPVKQVCEVLGVARFNVVTKLSRPAQWRDGRRWRRMDDGALVEKIRLVVAELPSYGYRHVWGVLRRECSGAGLAPVNAKRVYRVMRTHALLMQRRPQPPRVQRRHDGKVAVERSNQRWCSDGFEFRCDNGEALRVTFTLDCCEREAISWVATTAGYSGDAVRDVMLAAVENRFDNALQAPSEIEWLSDNGSGYTADETRRFATEIGLKPQTTPVCSPQSNGMAESFVKTMKRDYVAFMPKSDAATTVLNLAMAFEHYNEKHPHNALKYRSAREFRRTVDSSTVV from the exons ATGGAAGTGTTGAGGGGCCCTGAGCGGCGGCGACGCTGGTCGGCACAGCAGAAGCTGACAATGGTGCAGGAGAGCTTCGAGCCAGGGAAATCGGTCTCGATGGTCGCGCGCCAACACGGCGTGAATCCGAACCTGCTATTTCACTGGCGCAAACTGTATCAGGACGGGAGCCTGTCGGCGGTCAAGGCTGGCGAGGAAGTTGTACCGGCGTCGGAACTGGCCGACGCACTTAAGCAGGTTCGGGAACTGCAACGACTGCTGGGCAAGAAGACCATGGAGAACGAGATTGTGCGCGAGGCAGTTGAATACGGGCGAGCAAAAAAGT TGGATTGCGCGCTCGCCCTGGCTGCCGGAGGACGACCAGTGAAGCAGGTCTGCGAAGTTCTCGGCGTGGCGCGCTTCAATGTGGTGACGAAACTGTCTCGTCCGGCACAGTGGCGGGATGGACGCCGGTGGCGACGGATGGACGATGGTGCTTTGGTCGAGAAAATCCGGCTGGTGGTGGCCGAGTTGCCCAGCTATGGCTACCGGCACGTCTGGGGCGTCCTGCGCCGTGAATGCAGTGGAGCCGGCCTGGCACCGGTCAACGCCAAGCGCGTGTACCGAGTCATGCGTACGCACGCATTGCTGATGCAACGAAGGCCGCAGCCACCTCGAGTGCAACGTCGCCACGATGGCAAGGTCGCAGTCGAACGCAGCAACCAACGCTGGTGTTCAGACGGCTTTGAGTTCCGTTGCGACAATGGCGAGGCGCTGCGCGTGACGTTCACGCTGGATTGCTGCGAGCGCGAAGCGATAAGCTGGGTGGCGACGACGGCTGGCTATAGTGGCGACGCGGTGCGTGATGTGATGCTGGCGGCCGTCGAAAACCGCTTTGACAATGCGCTACAAGCACCCTCGGAAATCGAGTGGCTGAGCGATAACGGCTCCGGTTATACGGCCGACGAAACGCGCCGCTTCGCAACCGAAATCGGTCTGAAGCCGCAGACGACGCCGGTGTGCAGTCCACAGAGTAACGGCATGGCTGAGAGCTTCGTGAAGACGATGAAGCGCGATTACGTAGCCTTTATGCCAAAATCGGATGCGGCGACGACCGTGCTCAATCTCGCCATGGCCTTTGAGCATTACAACGAGAAGCATCCCCATAACGCGCTGAAATATCGCTCAGCGCGCGAGTTTCGACGCACCGTGGATTCATCAACCGTAGTGTGA
- the mdtD gene encoding multidrug transporter subunit MdtD, producing the protein MQSEKALTVLLWIVGIGFFMQTLDSTVLNTALPEIANNLGRHPLHMQPVVLAYSLAMVMVIPASGWLADRLGTRCIFLIAVALFTVGSIGCAISRTLDELVMARVVQGLGGGILLPAGRLAILRTHPPSQYLHALGFVAIPGLLGSALGPAFGGWIVSLASWRWIFWVNVPIGMTVLIAAQIAIPNNKLPAQRFDLNGYMLFAACVLTFSLALNGLANHHLSFAVVLVLLGISSVTLIAYGRHAAHTDHPLFSFSLFTVRTYRIGLLGNGLTRMGGDALPYMIPLLLQLGLGYAPYEAGLMMLSMALAAMGAKRFVNPLIKNYGYRRILVGNSLLIASIIASFSLVSPEQPVWLRVVQLAAFGGFYSIQATAMSAATLKDLVGRGASSGNGLFATVQMLAMSLGVTVASILLDLFQSLLTMQENDSLLPVFKVTFICFGLITAGSAYIFWRLRPNRTVNAAPCCSKNKRAP; encoded by the coding sequence ATGCAAAGTGAAAAAGCATTGACTGTACTACTGTGGATTGTGGGAATCGGGTTCTTTATGCAGACCCTTGATTCTACTGTGCTGAATACTGCCCTTCCGGAGATAGCGAACAATCTTGGCAGACATCCATTGCATATGCAACCGGTCGTACTCGCTTACTCGTTGGCGATGGTTATGGTCATCCCAGCTTCCGGCTGGCTGGCGGATCGTCTAGGTACACGGTGTATATTTCTCATAGCTGTTGCCCTTTTTACAGTAGGCTCAATCGGTTGTGCCATCTCACGCACCTTGGACGAATTGGTGATGGCACGGGTCGTTCAAGGCTTGGGCGGCGGCATATTGCTGCCCGCTGGACGACTGGCCATTCTAAGAACGCATCCTCCAAGCCAGTACTTGCATGCATTGGGCTTTGTGGCGATACCCGGGCTTCTTGGTTCAGCTCTGGGACCAGCGTTCGGTGGCTGGATCGTATCACTTGCTTCCTGGCGATGGATTTTCTGGGTTAATGTGCCGATTGGCATGACGGTCCTCATAGCCGCTCAGATAGCCATCCCAAATAACAAGCTACCGGCACAGCGCTTTGACCTAAATGGCTATATGCTGTTTGCAGCATGCGTGCTGACGTTTTCATTAGCGCTCAATGGCTTGGCGAACCACCATCTGTCCTTTGCCGTCGTTTTGGTATTGCTGGGAATCAGCTCGGTGACATTGATTGCCTATGGTCGACATGCGGCGCATACGGATCATCCGCTTTTTTCTTTTAGCCTGTTCACGGTACGCACCTACCGCATAGGTCTGCTCGGCAACGGGCTGACACGTATGGGCGGAGATGCGCTACCTTATATGATTCCGTTGCTGTTACAACTAGGCCTTGGTTACGCCCCTTATGAGGCCGGCTTGATGATGCTGTCTATGGCTTTGGCTGCCATGGGAGCCAAGCGGTTTGTTAACCCGCTCATCAAAAACTATGGTTATCGTCGTATCCTGGTTGGTAATAGCTTGCTGATAGCCAGCATAATCGCGAGTTTTTCATTGGTTTCGCCAGAGCAACCGGTTTGGCTTCGTGTAGTCCAGTTGGCTGCTTTTGGTGGGTTTTATTCAATACAGGCGACCGCAATGAGTGCGGCCACACTTAAGGACTTAGTTGGCAGAGGCGCCAGCAGTGGAAATGGTCTATTTGCGACCGTTCAAATGCTCGCGATGAGCCTAGGTGTAACTGTCGCGAGTATTTTATTGGACCTTTTTCAGTCACTGCTCACCATGCAGGAAAACGATAGCTTATTGCCCGTCTTTAAGGTTACTTTTATTTGCTTCGGACTTATCACCGCAGGTTCAGCCTACATATTTTGGCGGCTTAGGCCTAATAGAACAGTCAATGCGGCGCCGTGTTGCTCAAAGAATAAAAGGGCGCCTTAA